The Leeia aquatica genome has a window encoding:
- the pyrE gene encoding orotate phosphoribosyltransferase: MSNFRTDFIDFAVQRGVLKFGEFVTKAGRLSPYFFNAGLFNDGDSLRRLGQFYAEAILASGVQYDMLFGPAYKGIPLASAIVIALAEKGHNVPYAFNRKEAKDHGEGGTVVGAPLSGRVLIVDDVISAGTSVRESVNLIRGMGAEPAGVAIALDRMERGQGALSAVQEVERQHGLPVVAIARLTDLFDYLAPRGDMAQYLHKIEAYRQQYGVTLDGPQG; this comes from the coding sequence ATGAGCAACTTTCGCACGGACTTTATTGACTTTGCCGTACAGCGCGGCGTACTGAAATTTGGTGAATTTGTCACCAAGGCCGGGCGCTTGTCGCCTTATTTCTTCAACGCGGGCCTGTTCAATGATGGTGACAGCCTGCGCCGCCTGGGCCAGTTCTATGCAGAAGCGATTCTCGCGTCCGGTGTGCAGTACGACATGCTGTTCGGGCCTGCCTACAAGGGCATCCCGCTGGCCTCGGCCATTGTGATTGCATTGGCCGAAAAAGGTCACAATGTGCCGTATGCGTTCAATCGCAAGGAAGCCAAGGACCACGGCGAAGGGGGCACGGTGGTGGGCGCTCCGCTGTCGGGCCGGGTGCTGATTGTGGATGATGTGATTTCGGCCGGAACTTCAGTACGGGAATCGGTGAACCTGATTCGCGGCATGGGTGCGGAGCCCGCGGGCGTTGCCATTGCGCTGGACCGTATGGAGCGAGGCCAGGGGGCGCTGTCTGCGGTGCAGGAGGTGGAGCGCCAGCATGGCTTGCCAGTGGTGGCGATTGCCCGGCTGACCGACCTGTTTGACTACCTGGCCCCGCGTGGCGATATGGCACAGTATTTGCATAAAATTGAGGCTTACCGTCAACAATACGGGGTGACACTGGATGGCCCTCAAGGCTGA
- a CDS encoding DUF4124 domain-containing protein, which translates to MALKADSICWGLLLCLALPVSAGPLYRWVDENGKVQYSDKPPVQSKSGTATLSKQGTVVKKTEGELTPEQKQQREADTAKAKAEAEAREAARLRDKALLSTFNSVAEIDRKRDRNLQQVQGELTSLKVRFKSTEGRLNAYYTQMAQYEKAKRPVPASLKTDIADTEAELVKIKQQMDEKQKSVEVIRQAAEADKKRYLELKSGAPMAP; encoded by the coding sequence ATGGCCCTCAAGGCTGATTCGATTTGCTGGGGATTGTTGTTGTGTCTGGCGCTGCCAGTCAGCGCCGGGCCGCTGTATCGCTGGGTGGATGAGAACGGCAAGGTGCAGTACAGCGACAAGCCACCGGTGCAGAGCAAAAGCGGTACGGCGACCTTGTCCAAGCAGGGCACCGTGGTCAAGAAGACCGAGGGTGAGCTGACACCGGAGCAAAAGCAGCAGCGTGAAGCAGACACGGCCAAGGCCAAAGCCGAGGCCGAGGCGCGCGAGGCGGCCCGGTTGCGTGACAAGGCTTTGCTCTCTACCTTCAATAGCGTCGCGGAAATCGACCGCAAGCGTGACCGTAACCTGCAGCAGGTGCAAGGGGAGCTCACCAGCCTGAAGGTACGCTTCAAGTCGACCGAAGGCCGACTGAATGCCTACTATACGCAGATGGCGCAGTACGAAAAGGCCAAGCGCCCGGTACCGGCTTCACTGAAAACGGATATTGCGGATACCGAAGCCGAGCTTGTGAAGATCAAGCAGCAGATGGATGAGAAGCAGAAGTCTGTTGAGGTGATCCGGCAGGCGGCTGAGGCAGACAAGAAACGCTATCTGGAGCTGAAATCAGGCGCGCCGATGGCGCCCTGA
- the gatB gene encoding Asp-tRNA(Asn)/Glu-tRNA(Gln) amidotransferase subunit GatB: protein MQWEVVIGLEVHVQLNTQSKIFSGSATAFGAEPNVQASAVDLALPGVLPVMNREAVEKAIRFGLAIGADINRHSIFARKNYFYPDLPKGYQISQFEQPIVVGGNLTIQVGDQEKVVQLTRAHLEEDAGKSVHEDFHGSSGIDLNRAGTPLLEIVSEPVMRSSAEAAAYGRALHQLVTWLDICDGNLQEGSFRMDANVSVRPLGQTTFGTRREIKNLNSFRFVQQAIDYEVNWQISEIEDGREIQQATVLFDPNTGATRMMRSKEDAHDYRYFPDPDLLPLQVSEDWIAKVQRDMPELPQALQQRLMRELGLSAYDASQLSASKALAEYYSTALGTLSPQREASAAKLLANWLTGEVMAQLNREEKDILDCPVSPAQLAQLLGRVRDNTLSAKGAKDVLLALWSGEGREVDAIIASKGLQQISDSGAIEKMIDEVMAANAGMVAEYRAGKEKAFNALIGQVMRASKGKADPAQVNSLLKQKLDQAS, encoded by the coding sequence ATGCAATGGGAAGTCGTGATCGGGCTGGAAGTACACGTTCAGCTCAACACCCAGTCAAAGATTTTCAGTGGCAGCGCCACGGCTTTTGGTGCGGAACCCAACGTTCAGGCCAGCGCGGTGGATCTGGCGCTGCCTGGCGTACTGCCGGTGATGAACCGTGAAGCGGTAGAGAAAGCCATCCGTTTCGGTCTGGCCATCGGGGCGGATATCAATCGTCACTCCATTTTTGCCCGCAAGAATTACTTTTACCCGGACTTGCCCAAAGGCTACCAGATCAGCCAGTTCGAGCAGCCGATCGTGGTGGGCGGCAACCTGACCATCCAGGTGGGCGATCAGGAAAAGGTCGTGCAGCTCACGCGCGCGCATCTGGAAGAAGATGCCGGCAAGTCGGTGCATGAGGATTTCCACGGCAGCTCAGGCATTGACCTCAACCGTGCGGGTACCCCGTTGCTGGAAATCGTGTCCGAACCAGTGATGCGCTCCTCTGCCGAGGCCGCAGCCTATGGCCGCGCCCTGCATCAGCTGGTGACCTGGCTGGACATCTGCGACGGCAACCTGCAGGAAGGCAGCTTCCGCATGGATGCCAACGTGTCGGTACGGCCACTGGGGCAGACCACTTTTGGTACCCGTCGTGAAATCAAGAACCTGAACAGCTTCCGCTTTGTGCAGCAAGCCATCGACTATGAGGTGAACTGGCAAATCAGTGAAATCGAGGATGGCCGCGAAATCCAGCAAGCGACCGTGCTGTTCGACCCGAACACCGGGGCCACCCGCATGATGCGCAGCAAGGAAGATGCACACGACTACCGCTACTTCCCCGATCCGGACCTGCTGCCGCTGCAGGTCAGCGAAGACTGGATTGCCAAGGTGCAGCGCGACATGCCGGAGCTACCGCAAGCCCTGCAACAGCGGCTGATGCGTGAACTGGGCCTGTCGGCCTACGATGCCAGCCAGCTGTCTGCCAGCAAGGCACTGGCGGAATATTACAGCACGGCGCTGGGTACGCTGTCGCCACAACGCGAAGCCAGCGCTGCCAAACTGTTGGCCAACTGGCTGACCGGCGAAGTGATGGCCCAGTTGAACCGTGAAGAAAAAGACATTCTCGATTGCCCGGTATCCCCGGCACAACTGGCGCAGTTGCTGGGCCGGGTGCGCGACAACACCCTCTCCGCCAAGGGGGCCAAGGATGTGCTGCTGGCGCTGTGGTCGGGCGAAGGCCGTGAGGTCGATGCCATCATCGCCAGCAAAGGGCTGCAACAGATTTCAGACAGCGGCGCCATCGAGAAGATGATTGACGAGGTGATGGCCGCCAATGCCGGCATGGTGGCGGAATACCGCGCGGGCAAGGAAAAAGCGTTCAATGCGCTGATCGGGCAGGTGATGCGGGCCAGCAAGGGCAAGGCGGACCCGGCGCAGGTCAACAGCCTGCTCAAGCAAAAGCTGGATCAAGCCAGCTGA